The Chryseolinea soli nucleotide sequence GGCCGAACTGGAACAGACCCAGCGCGAAAGCGCGTGGCGCGAGATAGCCCAGCAGGTAGCCCACGAGATCAAGAATCCGCTCACCCCCATGAAGCTCACGCTCCAGCAACTGGAACGCGGGATTGGGTCGGGCACGAACACGCCGGAAAAAACAGGCAAGGCCGTGTCAACCTTGCTCACACAAGTGGATACGTTGAACGACATCGCCTCTTCCTTCAGCACGTTTGCCAAAATGCCGCAGCCGGTCATCCAGCGCCTGGAACTGGTGTCGCTGGTGCGGCGCACGGTGGTGCTTCACCATTCTTCGGGAGATGTGCAATTCGAGACCGCGCTACGCGAAGCCTATGTCCAGGGCGATGAGCAATTGCTGGGACGCACCTTCTCCAACCTTATCCTGAACGCGTTTCAGGCGGCCCGCCCGGGATACAATCTGCAGGTAAAGATCAGCCTCATCCAAACACCGGAAGGCTATCAGCTGGCTTTCCACGACAACGGGAAGGGTATTGCTCCCACGGTGGCGGAACGCATTTTCCTGTCGCATTTCACCACCAAGAAGTCGGGGTCCGGGCTCGGGCTGGCCATTGCCAAGCAGGCGATTGAACACATGCAGGGAAAGATCTGGTTCGAGACAACGGTAGGGGATGGCACGACCTTCTTTATTCTTTTGCCCCCATCCGGGGGAATCGCTTCGGTGCTGGAGGAAAAATCTGCCCCGGCAGTGTAACCAATTGTCGTTTTACGAGTAAATTCATGCAACCCACTGGGGATCCATAGGTCTTTCATAAAACACGTCGCCATGATCAAAAATTATCTCCTCATCGCCGTAAGGAATATCTTCCGGAATAAGTTGTTCTCCACCGTCAACATCCTGGGCCTGGCGTTCGGGATTTGCAGCGCACTGTTGATCTTTTTGTGGGTGAACGATGAACTGGAGTATGACTATTTCCACGCCAACGCAAATCGCCTCTACCGCGTCATGGAGAACCAGAAGTATACCGACGGTCGCATCTACACCTTTGCGGCCACGCCGGGTCCCATGGCGCCCTTTATAAAAGAAAAATATCCGGAGATCGAGAAGGCCACACGGTTCACGTGGGAGACCAACAACCTCATGCAGGTGGAGGATAAGACCTTCTACGAAATGGGCCGCTATGTGGACCAGGATTTTGTGGAGATGTTCAGCTTCCCTTTTCTGAAAGGCAACATGGCCACTGCACTGAAGGACAAGAACTCCATCGTGATCACGGAGAAGATGGCGAAAAAATATTTCGGCGACCAGGAGCCGCTCGGCAAAGTGTTGCTCATGAACACCAAACGATCTTTCACTGTCACGGGCGTCCTCAAAGATATTCCCCGCAATTCGTCTATCCAGTTTGAATACCTCTTGCCCTTCGAAGTTTTTTGGGATGACAACACCTGGCTGCACGAATGGGGCAACAACAACATCCGCACCTTCCTGCTGTTGCGCGAAGGAACGAATCGTGAGAATTTTGCAGCCAAGTTTAAAAATGAGATCGATGCACACCAGGAGAAAAGCAACGTAGAGCTTTTCATCCAACCCCAGGCAGAGGCCTACCTCTATGGCGATTTCGAGAACGGCGTGCAGTCCGGCGGACGCATCGAATCGGTGAAGATTTTTTTCGTGGTGGCCGTGTTCGTGCTCGTGATCGCTTGCATCAATTTTATGAACCTGTCTACCGCACAAGCCACCAAGCGCGCCAAGGAAGTGGGGCTGCGGAAAGTGATCGGGGCTGTGCCAAGCCAGTTGTTCCGGCAATTTATGGGCGAGTCGTTTGTGACGGTTTGTATCAGTGCGCTCCTCGCGTTACTCTTTGCGCTGTTGCTCATACCGATCTTCAACGAGATCACCGGCAAAGCGCTCACCTTAAACCTGCTGGATTCCCGGTTGCTGATGATCTTCGGGATCATCATTATCTTCACCGCTTTTGTGGCGGGTAGCTATCCCGCCTTGTTCATTTCCGAATTCAAACCGGTGCAGGTGCTGAAAGGTCAACTGAAAAGCGGCAGCCGTGCCGCAGTGTTCCGCAAGGTCCTGGTGGTGGTTCAGTTCACCATGTCGATCATCCTCATCATCAGCACCACGGTAGTGTTCCGGCAGATGAATTTTATGGAAAATCGCGACATCGGTTTCGATCGCGAAAATGTATTTTACCTGTGGATGGAAGGCGACGTCCGCCCCAAGCTGGAGACCTTCCGCACACGCCTGCTGGCACAACCCGGCATTGAAAGCGTGACCTCGGCCAGCCAGATCCCCATCGACATCGGCAATTCTACCGTAGGCGTCGAGTGGGAAGGCAAGGATCCCAACGAAAAGATCCTCTTCAGCAACATCAACGTGGACTTCGAATTTATCCAGGCCATGAAGATGAACATGAAGGAAGGCCGGCCCTTCGACCGGTCCCGCATCAGCGATACGTCCAACTACATCGTCAACGAAAAAGCCGCCGAGAAATTTGGCTTCAAAGACGGCGTGGCCGACCAGGACCTCACCATGTGGGACCGCAAAGGCAAGATCGTTGGTGTGGTAAAAGACTTTAACTTCGGGTCGCTCCATAGCGCCGTGGATCCGCTCATCCTGCGCATGGATCCGAAAGAAACCTACTGCTTGTTGGTGCGCGTGAAACCCACGGAAAAGGATGCCGGCCTCCGGTCGACTGAGATCTTGTGGAAAGAGTATGCCCCGGGGTATCCCTTCAAATATTCCTTCCTCAACCAGAACTGGGAAGACTTCTACAAAACCGAGGCCCAACGTGGCAAAGTGTTCAACACGCTGGCCATCCTGTCCATTTTCATTTCATGCCTCGGCCTGTTCGGACTCTCGGCCTTCTCTGCCGAGCGCCGCACCAAAGAACTGGGCATTCGCAAGGCGCTGGGTGCGTCCATGCCGGGCCTGGTCCGTTTGATGGGCAAAGAATTTACCGTGTTGGTGCTGTTCGCCGCCGCTTTAGGTTGCCCCTTCGGCTGGTACCTCATGACGCAATGGTTGGAGACCTATGCCTACCACGTCGATGTGGGCTATCTCACCT carries:
- a CDS encoding ABC transporter permease, which encodes MIKNYLLIAVRNIFRNKLFSTVNILGLAFGICSALLIFLWVNDELEYDYFHANANRLYRVMENQKYTDGRIYTFAATPGPMAPFIKEKYPEIEKATRFTWETNNLMQVEDKTFYEMGRYVDQDFVEMFSFPFLKGNMATALKDKNSIVITEKMAKKYFGDQEPLGKVLLMNTKRSFTVTGVLKDIPRNSSIQFEYLLPFEVFWDDNTWLHEWGNNNIRTFLLLREGTNRENFAAKFKNEIDAHQEKSNVELFIQPQAEAYLYGDFENGVQSGGRIESVKIFFVVAVFVLVIACINFMNLSTAQATKRAKEVGLRKVIGAVPSQLFRQFMGESFVTVCISALLALLFALLLIPIFNEITGKALTLNLLDSRLLMIFGIIIIFTAFVAGSYPALFISEFKPVQVLKGQLKSGSRAAVFRKVLVVVQFTMSIILIISTTVVFRQMNFMENRDIGFDRENVFYLWMEGDVRPKLETFRTRLLAQPGIESVTSASQIPIDIGNSTVGVEWEGKDPNEKILFSNINVDFEFIQAMKMNMKEGRPFDRSRISDTSNYIVNEKAAEKFGFKDGVADQDLTMWDRKGKIVGVVKDFNFGSLHSAVDPLILRMDPKETYCLLVRVKPTEKDAGLRSTEILWKEYAPGYPFKYSFLNQNWEDFYKTEAQRGKVFNTLAILSIFISCLGLFGLSAFSAERRTKELGIRKALGASMPGLVRLMGKEFTVLVLFAAALGCPFGWYLMTQWLETYAYHVDVGYLTLIMAAVVCLVISLVTISYHSVKVAASDPVKSLRYE